A genomic window from Streptomyces sp. NBC_01429 includes:
- a CDS encoding F0F1 ATP synthase subunit delta, which yields MTAHGASRAALAAARERLDALTDSTSADAAKLADELAAVTALFDREASLRRVLTDPARTGEAKAELAGQLLAGQVSGTTADLVSGMVRARWSGARGLVDAVEELAALAELTAAQRAGTLDDVEDELFRFGRIVESSTGLRAALTDRSATVAAKTELLHSLLGGRANPVTERLVVRLVTRPRGRSLEAGLQTLSRLAAARRDRRVAVITSAVPLTDVQKQRLGAALAKLYGHTMHLNLDVDPEVLGGITVRVGDEIINGTVAARLEEAERRLAG from the coding sequence GTGACTGCGCACGGAGCGAGCCGTGCGGCGCTGGCCGCCGCCCGCGAGCGTCTCGACGCGCTGACCGACTCCACGTCGGCCGACGCGGCGAAGCTCGCGGACGAGCTGGCAGCCGTCACCGCGCTGTTCGACCGCGAGGCGTCGCTGCGCAGGGTCCTCACCGACCCCGCGCGGACCGGTGAGGCCAAGGCCGAGCTGGCCGGGCAGCTGCTGGCGGGACAGGTGAGCGGTACCACCGCGGACCTGGTCTCCGGCATGGTCCGGGCCCGCTGGTCGGGCGCGCGCGGCCTGGTCGACGCGGTGGAGGAGCTGGCGGCTCTCGCCGAGCTGACCGCCGCGCAGCGGGCCGGCACGCTGGACGACGTGGAGGACGAGCTGTTCCGGTTCGGCCGGATCGTCGAGTCCAGCACCGGACTGCGTGCCGCGCTGACCGACCGGTCGGCGACGGTCGCCGCCAAGACCGAGCTGCTGCACAGTCTGCTGGGGGGCCGGGCGAATCCGGTCACCGAGCGTCTGGTAGTGCGCCTTGTGACCCGGCCCCGGGGACGTAGCCTGGAAGCGGGTCTCCAGACCCTCTCCCGGCTCGCGGCCGCGCGCCGGGACCGCAGGGTCGCCGTGATCACCTCGGCGGTGCCGCTCACCGACGTACAGAAGCAGCGCCTCGGCGCGGCTCTGGCGAAGCTCTACGGGCACACCATGCACCTGAACCTGGACGTGGACCCCGAGGTCCTCGGCGGGATCACGGTGCGGGTCGGCGACGAGATCATCAACGGCACGGTCGCGGCTCGCCTCGAAGAGGCGGAACGGCGGCTGGCCGGCTGA
- the atpE gene encoding ATP synthase F0 subunit C encodes MSALETTAAISGNIGTIGYGLAAIGPGIGVGIIFGNGVQAIARQPEAAGLIRQNMLLGFAVVEALALIGFVVPFILK; translated from the coding sequence ATGTCTGCTCTCGAGACCACCGCGGCCATCAGCGGCAACATCGGCACCATTGGTTACGGCCTCGCCGCGATCGGCCCCGGCATCGGCGTCGGCATCATCTTCGGTAACGGTGTCCAGGCGATCGCCCGTCAGCCCGAGGCGGCCGGCCTGATCCGTCAGAACATGCTGCTCGGCTTCGCGGTCGTCGAGGCCCTCGCCCTGATCGGCTTCGTCGTTCCGTTCATCCTCAAGTAA
- a CDS encoding MraY family glycosyltransferase — MRDYLLTLCVTAAVTYLLTGPVRKFAIATGAMPEIRARDVHREPTPRLGGIAMFFGLCAGLLVADNLQNLNGVFELSNEPRALLSGAALIWLIGVLDDKFELDALIKLGAQMIAAGVMVMQGLTILWIPVPGVGTVSLTSGQGTLLTVALVVVTINAVNFVDGLDGLAAGMVCIASAAFFLYAYRMWYGYGIEAAAPATLFAAILMGMCVGFLPHNMHPARIFMGDSGSMLIGLVLAAGAISVTGQVDPDALKIFEGSTRQATHAALPVFIPLLLPLTIIAIPFTDLVLAVVRRAWNGKSPFAADRGHLHHRLLEIGHSHSRSVLIMYFWSALIAFGVVAYSVHSASMWIVFVVVGLSAVGLVLLLLPRFTPRAPLWAQSFVPPRYRRRSRRHGGEQPSAPQSPSAAPDEAAEREPGGPEGAREAQEACEATEGKAAEDRMPVPAGVNGATALSARSRSTEPRKAGSRP; from the coding sequence GTGCGTGATTACCTGCTGACGCTCTGCGTGACGGCCGCGGTGACCTATCTGCTGACCGGCCCGGTGCGGAAGTTCGCCATCGCGACCGGAGCGATGCCGGAGATCCGCGCCCGTGACGTTCACCGCGAACCGACGCCGAGACTCGGCGGCATCGCCATGTTCTTCGGCCTGTGCGCCGGACTGCTCGTCGCCGACAACCTCCAGAACCTCAACGGGGTCTTCGAGTTGTCGAACGAGCCGCGCGCGCTGCTCTCCGGGGCCGCGCTGATCTGGCTGATCGGTGTTCTGGACGACAAGTTCGAACTGGACGCCCTGATCAAGCTCGGCGCGCAGATGATCGCGGCCGGTGTGATGGTGATGCAGGGTCTGACGATCCTGTGGATTCCCGTCCCCGGCGTCGGTACGGTCTCGCTGACCTCCGGCCAGGGCACGCTGCTGACCGTGGCGCTGGTCGTGGTCACGATCAACGCGGTCAACTTCGTGGACGGTCTCGACGGCCTCGCGGCCGGGATGGTCTGCATCGCCTCGGCGGCGTTCTTCCTGTACGCGTACCGGATGTGGTACGGCTACGGCATCGAGGCCGCCGCCCCCGCCACCCTGTTCGCGGCCATCCTGATGGGCATGTGCGTGGGCTTCCTGCCGCACAACATGCACCCCGCCCGGATCTTCATGGGCGACTCGGGATCGATGCTGATCGGCCTGGTGCTGGCGGCGGGCGCGATCTCCGTGACGGGACAGGTCGACCCGGACGCGCTGAAGATCTTCGAGGGGTCGACCCGGCAGGCCACCCACGCCGCGCTGCCGGTCTTCATTCCGCTGCTGCTGCCGCTGACGATCATCGCGATCCCGTTCACGGACCTGGTGCTCGCGGTGGTCCGGCGGGCCTGGAACGGCAAGTCGCCGTTCGCCGCCGACCGGGGGCATCTCCATCACCGGCTGCTGGAGATCGGGCACTCGCACAGCAGGTCCGTACTGATCATGTACTTCTGGTCGGCGCTGATCGCGTTCGGTGTCGTGGCGTACTCGGTGCACTCGGCGTCGATGTGGATCGTGTTCGTCGTCGTCGGGCTGAGCGCGGTGGGCCTGGTGCTCCTGCTGCTGCCGCGCTTCACCCCCCGGGCGCCGCTCTGGGCGCAGTCCTTCGTGCCGCCGCGCTACCGGCGCCGCAGCCGTCGGCACGGCGGGGAACAGCCGTCGGCGCCGCAGTCGCCGAGCGCGGCACCGGACGAGGCGGCCGAGCGCGAGCCGGGTGGGCCCGAGGGCGCGCGGGAGGCTCAGGAGGCTTGTGAGGCGACCGAGGGCAAGGCGGCCGAGGACCGTATGCCCGTTCCCGCCGGCGTCAACGGGGCGACCGCTCTCAGTGCTCGTTCGCGTTCGACTGAGCCACGTAAGGCTGGTTCTCGTCCCTGA
- the atpB gene encoding F0F1 ATP synthase subunit A, whose product MRLPYLCATLKEPPVSADPTQVLAFETDCHLFKGCGFEGPSVWSFIFEPIAKVGPVEINKPMLLAVIGSILIMVFFWLAFAKPKVVPGKTQMVAEVLYDFVRRGIGREVIGKKAEPFIPLLVSLFFFVWMLNLWALIPLAQFPVSSVIAFPAGLAIVVWVTYMTVTFKTNGFVGGIRNLCVPSGLPKPIYVILTPIEFISNIFVRPFTLAVRLFANMFAGHVLILIFTTATWYMLGTLLGTVYATASFALTLVLTVFEMFIQALQAYVFTVLTATYLSQALEEAH is encoded by the coding sequence ATGAGGTTGCCGTACCTATGCGCCACGCTGAAGGAGCCCCCGGTGAGTGCTGACCCGACGCAGGTGCTCGCCTTCGAGACCGACTGCCACCTCTTCAAGGGGTGTGGTTTCGAGGGACCGAGCGTGTGGTCGTTCATCTTCGAACCGATCGCCAAAGTCGGCCCGGTGGAAATCAACAAGCCGATGCTGCTGGCCGTCATCGGTTCGATTCTGATCATGGTCTTCTTCTGGCTGGCCTTCGCCAAGCCGAAGGTCGTGCCCGGCAAGACGCAGATGGTCGCCGAGGTGCTCTACGACTTCGTCCGGCGCGGCATCGGCCGTGAGGTCATCGGCAAGAAGGCCGAGCCCTTCATCCCGCTGCTGGTCTCGCTGTTCTTCTTCGTCTGGATGCTGAACCTCTGGGCCCTGATTCCGCTCGCCCAGTTCCCGGTCAGCTCGGTGATCGCCTTCCCGGCGGGCCTGGCGATCGTGGTCTGGGTCACGTACATGACGGTGACCTTCAAGACCAACGGGTTCGTCGGCGGTATCCGGAACCTCTGCGTCCCCTCCGGGCTGCCCAAGCCGATCTACGTCATCCTGACCCCGATCGAGTTCATCTCGAACATCTTCGTCCGGCCGTTCACGCTCGCCGTCCGACTGTTCGCGAACATGTTCGCCGGCCACGTGCTGATCCTGATCTTCACGACCGCCACCTGGTACATGCTCGGCACGCTGCTCGGCACCGTCTACGCCACCGCGTCCTTCGCCCTGACCCTCGTGCTCACGGTCTTCGAGATGTTCATCCAGGCGCTCCAGGCGTACGTGTTCACCGTGCTGACCGCCACCTACCTCTCCCAGGCGCTCGAAGAGGCCCACTGA
- a CDS encoding F0F1 ATP synthase subunit B has translation MMYLASTEPQNPLLPVWPEVVIGLICFGIIYFVFAKKLLPAINKALDERHAAIEGGIEKAEAAQIEAQSVLEQYKAQLAEARHEAARLRQEATEQGTAIIQEMKAEGQRQREEIIAAGHAQIEADRKAAAGSLRQDVGKLATDLAGKLVGESLEDSARQSRTIDRFLDELEDGAVKAEASR, from the coding sequence ATGATGTACCTGGCATCCACGGAGCCGCAGAACCCGCTGCTCCCGGTCTGGCCCGAGGTCGTCATCGGTCTGATCTGTTTCGGCATTATCTACTTCGTCTTCGCGAAGAAACTCCTCCCGGCCATCAACAAGGCCCTGGACGAGCGTCACGCGGCGATCGAAGGCGGTATCGAGAAGGCCGAAGCGGCTCAGATCGAGGCGCAGAGCGTCCTTGAGCAGTACAAGGCCCAGCTCGCCGAAGCCCGGCACGAGGCCGCGCGTCTCCGCCAGGAGGCGACCGAGCAGGGCACCGCGATCATCCAGGAGATGAAGGCGGAAGGCCAGCGGCAGCGCGAAGAGATCATCGCCGCCGGCCATGCCCAGATCGAGGCCGACCGCAAGGCGGCCGCCGGCTCGCTGCGTCAGGACGTGGGCAAGCTCGCCACCGACCTGGCCGGCAAGCTCGTCGGCGAGTCCCTTGAGGACAGCGCCCGGCAGAGCCGCACCATCGACCGCTTCCTCGACGAGCTCGAGGACGGCGCCGTGAAGGCCGAGGCGAGCCGGTGA